The following are encoded together in the Anopheles nili chromosome 3, idAnoNiliSN_F5_01, whole genome shotgun sequence genome:
- the LOC128727161 gene encoding putative fatty acyl-CoA reductase CG5065 has translation MDADMTGGRDRIAPMFKDRHVLITGGTGFLGKALIEKLLRCCPEIGQIYLLVRAKKGKAPRQRLEDIFANPLFETVKGLRGLDTLIKQCTVIGGDVTEPELAISTEDRTLITENISIIYHCAATIRFDETLKKAVMLNTRGTKFMIDLAKQCKKLDMFGYVSTSYCHLNEKLLLEKPYAPPADPHKVIKAAEWLEEGVVDGMTKKILGDCPNTYAYTKALAEALVVESMDEIPAVIFRPSIVIPTWREPIPGWTDNINGPVGLLIGAGKGVIRSMYCNSDGYGDYLPVDFAVSAMCVCTWNYVGNQDHKRNIYHLVSSAEIKVSWEGIIERGKWIVSNKIPLNGVLWYPGGSMKRTRWEHNLAAFFFHWIPAFLIDCLLYCFGFKPILWRIHQRIAKGFEVFEYYANNQWDFDNSTVLYLRTIINEEEKTKFKIDAGGVEIQEYFENCIRAARWYILKETDDTIPAARRHMRVMWWVDKICKTLIYGGLIYYIGKAFYSLLLAS, from the exons ATGGACGCCGATATGACTGGTGGACGCGACCGTATCGCGCCAATGTTCAAAGATCGGCACGTGCTTATCACTGGTGGAACTGGATTCCTCGGCAAGgcgttaattgaaaaattactCCG ATGCTGTCCGGAGATTGGTCAGATCTATCTTCTAGTCagagcgaaaaaaggcaaagcaCCGCGTCAACGCTTGGAAGACATTTTTGCCAATCCG CTGTTCGAAACCGTCAAGGGATTGCGTGGTCTAGATACGTTGATAAAACAATGTACAGTGATCGGGGGTGATGTGACCGAACCGGAGCTAGCTATTTCAACCGAGGATCGTACACTGATAACGGAGAACATCTCGATCATATATCATTGCGCTGCCACGATCCGCTTCGATGAAACACTCAAGAAAGCAGTCATGCTCAACACACGTGGCACAAAGTTCATGATTGATTTAGCGAAGCAATGCAAAAAGCTAGAC ATGTTTGGTTATGTTTCTACCTCGTACTGCCACCTTAACGAGAAACTGTTGCTCGAGAAGCCCTATGCACCACCAGCCGACCCGCACAAAGTCATCAAAGCCGCCGAATGGCTAGAGGAAGGTGTCGTCGATGGCATGACCAAAAA aATCCTGGGCGACTGTCCCAACACATATGCCTATACCAAAGCTCTAGCGGAAGCTCTAGTGGTTGAATCTATGGACGAAATCCCGGCAGTCATCTTTCGACCGTCGATCGTGATCCCTACTTGGCGAGAGCCGATCCCTGGTTGGACGGATAACATTAACGGACCGGTAGGGCTACTGATTGGTGCTGGTAAAGGCGTCATTCGATCGATGTACTGTAACTCGGATGGTTACGGTGACTACTTGCCGGTGGATTTTGCCGTAAGTGCAATGTGTGTTTGCACCTGGAACTACGTCGGAAATCA GGATCACAAACGAAACATCTATCATTTGGTCAGTTCGGCAGAAATCAAAGTGTCCTGGGAGGGCATCATCGAACGGGGCAAGTGGATCGTCTCGAACAAGATCCCACTCAACGGTGTCTTGTGGTATCCAGGTGGCTCGATGAAGCGCACCCGATGGGAACACAACCTAGCGGCGTTCTTCTTCCACTGGATACCAGCGTTCCTGATTGATTGTCTGCTTTACTGCTTTGGATTTAAACCAAT ATTGTGGAGGATACATCAACGAATCGCAAAAGGTTTTGAAGTCTTCGAATACTATGCCAACAATCAGTGGGACTTTGATAATTCCACCGTGCTATATCTGCGAACGATTATCAATgaggaagagaaaacaaagTTCAAAATAGATGCAGGAG GTGTAGAGATTCAGGAATACTTTGAGAATTGTATACGAGCCGCTCGCTGGTATATTTTGAAAGAGACAGATGACACTATTCCAGCGGCTAGACGTCACATGCGAGT TATGTGGTGGGTGGATAAAATATGCAAGACATTAATCTACGGTGGACTGATTTACTATATCGGCAAGGCGTTTTACTCGTTGCTGCTAGCGTCCTAG
- the LOC128725084 gene encoding uncharacterized protein LOC128725084 produces MKPIYYLSKVTGLWPYSLLRSSPGVTVLDIAYMILVIGMYVFCLLVNTNAKLWDYYMKPFESNILRYGLQTHLVNGLFLGVIVCFINVVQYRKKWEYMELLDNITKVVEQEFHVKNPVQVVQMFISVIILAENGYLWLVLIGYYYLIDRTLEINTTYLYASYYLMNISLLSLINEFVSELKIDNNSSTTAMVQMVNRLSVLHFHLCDAIRLVNRICSFQLMLHFGAMFVFLVFGLFTIYKAFNSNTWAFKIMAMANGSWIGFYLLAILVVINATSAAQSSGQLMGDIVHEIIRKQQNTFSTEVIERLSILSLQVKMRDMSFSCGLFYFDWNLLGSMLAALAMYLVFLIQFDVSPPVGLASSNFTIPSIEIIQFERD; encoded by the exons ATGAAACCGATCTACTATCTATCAAAGGTTACTGGGTTGTGGCCATATTCGCTCTTGCGTTCATCACCCGGCGTGACAGTACTTGATATTGCGTATATGATATTAGTGATCGGAATGTACGTGTTTTGTCTTCTTGTGAACACTAATGCTAAGCTGTGGGACTACTATATGAAACCATTTGAATCAAACATCTTGCGGTACGGTCTGCAAACGCATCTGGTCAATGGGTTGTTCTTAG GCGTTATAGTATGCTTTATCAACGTTGTACAGTACAGGAAAAAATGGGAATACATGGAGCTACTGGACAACATCACAAAGGTTGTTGAACAAGAGTTTCACGTCAAGAATCCTGTTCAAGTGGTTCAAAT GTTTATAAGCGTCATCATATTGGCAGAGAATGGATACCTATGGTTGGTGCTTATAGGATACTACTACCTTATAGATCGAACATTAGAGATCAATACAACCTATCTCTATGCGTCATACTACTTGATGAACATCTCCCTGTTATCGCTTATAAACGA ATTCGTTAGCGAGCTAAAAATCGACAACAATTCCAGCACAACAGCGATGGTGCAAATGGTCAATCGCCTATCTGTACTACATTTCCATTTGTGTGACGCCATACGGTTGGTAAACCGAATTTGTTCATTCCAATTAATGTTGCATTTTGGGGCAATGTTTGTATTTCTCGTGTTCGGGCTATTCACAATCTATAA AGCATTTAATTCCAACACATGGGCTTTCAAGATCATGGCGATGGCCAACGGGTCTTGGATTGGATTCTACTTGCTGGCAATCTTAGTTGTAATTAATGCGACCTCTGCGGCCCAATCAAGTGGCCAATTAATGGGTGACATCGTCCATGAGATTATTCGAAAACAACAGAATACTTTTTCCACCGAGGTGATTGAGAGG CTTTCAATTCTCTCTCTGCAAGTAAAAATGCGAGACATGTCCTTTTCATgcggtttattttatttcgattgGAATCTTTTGGGATCG ATGCTCGCAGCCCTAGCGATGTATTTGGTTTTTCTTATTCAATTCGACGTTTCACCTCCCGTTGGACTTGCTTCATCTAATTTTACGATACCTTCGAtagaaataattcaatttgaaaGGGATTGA
- the LOC128727513 gene encoding elongation of very long chain fatty acids protein 1-like, producing the protein MEFLHQMNISDLTIYDLFNVKGVEEHIDAYPLMASPVPSSIMIAIYLYFIYKYGPSYMEFRKPYNLRWIIAGYNIFQVVACGYLVLNYMKVGFEFNFIGRCTPKLPVTEYEHGLDAVYYGWLAMCLRMVEFIETVFFVLRKKQNQVSTLHVYHHISTFLIVWWSLKLSLSYQEMSIMVLNSIVHMMMYSYYFLSSFKLCQPFTSRIKPAITIIQLAQLVAMLVHVYAALQPSCAANKTIYTLHAINLVILISLFTNFYIQTYVRKARKLKQK; encoded by the exons ATGGAATTTCTCCACCAGATGAACATCTCCGACTTAACAATCTACGATCTGTTCAACGTGAAAGGTGTCG AGGAACACATCGATGCCTACCCTTTGATGGCATCACCCGTTCCGAGTTCCATCATGATCGCCATATACCTCTACTTCATCTACAAATATGGACCAAG CTATATGGAATTCAGAAAACCATATAATCTGCGCTGGATCATAGCGGGCTACAACATCTTCCAAGTAGTGGCGTGTGGCTACCTCGTGCTTAAC TACATGAAGGTAGGATTCGAATTCAACTTCATTGGACGCTGCACACCGAAACTGCCCGTTACCGAGTATGAACACGGTCTTGATGCGGTTTACTACGGTTGGCTCGCGATGTGCCTCCGGATGGTCGAGTTCATCGAGacggtgttttttgtgttgcgcaaaaaacaaaaccaagtaTCCACATTGCATGTGTATCATCATATCAGCACCTTCTTGATCGTATGGTGGAGTCTGAAACTTAGCCTTT CCTACCAGGAGATGTCCATCATGGTGCTGAATTCGATTGTGCACATGATGATGTACTCGTACTACTTCCTGTCGTCGTTCAAGCTTTGCCAGCCGTTCACAAGCCGCATCAAGCCGGCCATAACCATCATCCAACTGGCACAGCTTGTTGCCATGCTGGTGCACGTCTACGCAGCTCTGCAGCCTTCCTGCGCAGCCAACAAAACGATCTACACGCTACACGCGATCAATCTCGTCATTCTGATAAGCCTGTTCACCAACTTCTACATCCAGACGTATGTGCGGAAGGCGAGAAAACTCAAGCAGAAGTAG
- the LOC128725086 gene encoding sodium channel protein Nach encodes MDLLHSFANESSIHGLAHLVRRQHWLEGVFWLAMFGFTVVCSISICNMHWERFQENATVLNVETNYLSWVFRPPAATMCSDYFSEQKLSQLLQRYWKVDHSNHSKYDYYRRYLLTVNRARFDNLVNFKPFVDDATLNTIPLIDLARELKHPLTPPWKTFAPVMTEVGICYSSSVFYEFQAPFVDRTLSNYTKARPANCYTLDVCRTMVAMSDIDSSRNEVYIHTEQDVMTGDSSIHYVLGSHDIVSSLLSVEQVVASKALKQLSRRRRKCRLPNERLLYFSVYTINLCRISCRIEAALRLCNCVPLFYSSGKPTACSPAGLYCLGQNFDHWYPTKNCTCQPQCEYIFFNQVSLKKKVLEQANSKLEAQIIYPRMRIKRDVLFDISNLIVSLGGGAALFLGCSFISIAEVAFFLLEYIMKKVYRQYHREQTAS; translated from the exons ATGGATTTGCTGCACAGTTTTGCCAACGAATCATCTATCCATGGGCTAGCGCATTTGGTCCGTCGGCAGCACTGGTTGGAGGGGGTTTTCTGGCTGGCTATGTTCGGCTTCACGGTCGTGTGTTCGATCAGCATCTGCAATATGCACTGGGAGCGCTTTCAGGAAAACGCGACGGTGCTTAACGTCGAGACGAATTATCTCAGCTGGGTGTTCCGTCCACCGGCGGCTACCATGTGCTCCGACTACTTCAGTGAGCAGAAGTTGTCTCAGCTACTGCAACG ATACTGGAAGGTGGATCACAGCAACCACAGCAAGTACGATTATTACCGCCGCTATCTGCTCACGGTAAACCGGGCCCGATTCGACAACCTGGTTAACTTTAAGCCTTTTGTGGATGATGCTACACTCAACACCATCCCTCTAATCGACTTAGCCCGTGAATTAAAGCATCCACTAACGCCACCGTGGAAGACGTTCGCACCGGTTATGACCGAGGTCGGCATCTGTTACTCCTCCTCGGTGTTTTATGAATTTCAGGCCCCCTTTGTGGATCG AACCCTTTCCAACTACACGAAAGCAAGACCGGCGAATTGTTACACACTAGACGTTTGCCGTACAATGGTGGCGATGAGCGACATCGATTCCTCTAGAAACGAGGTA TACATCCATACCGAGCAGGACGTCATGACCGGAGACAGCTCAATCCACTACGTCTTAGGCTCTCACGACATCGTCAGCTCGCTTCTCTCAGTCGAACAGGTAGTCGCTTCAAAGGCCCTCAAACAGCTGTCCCGTCGCAGACGCAAATGCCGCCTGCCGAACGAGCGGCTCTTGTACTTCAGC GTGTACACCATTAATTTGTGTCGAATTAGCTGCCGCATCGAAGCCGCTCTACGCTTGTGCAATTGCGTTCCCCTTTTCTACAGCTCCG GAAAACCTACCGCATGTTCACCGGCCGGGTTGTACTGCTTGGGGCAAAACTTCGACCATTGGTATCCGACGAAAAACTGCACCTGCCAACCACAGTGCGAGTATATTTTCTTTAACCAGGTGTCGTTGAAAAAGAAG GTACTAGAACAAGCCAACAGTAAGCTTGAGGCTCAAATTATCTACCCACGGATGAGAATAAAGCGTGACGTGCTGTTTGATATTAGCAATTTAATTG TATCCCTCGGTGGTGGAGCAGCTTTGTTTCTCGGTTGTAGTTTCATCAGCATTGCGGaggtagcattttttttattggagTATATTATGAAAAAGGTTTACCGGCAATACCATCGGGAGCAAACCGCAAGTTAA
- the LOC128725082 gene encoding elongation of very long chain fatty acids protein 7-like encodes MDLYQYYIYENADQRTKDWFLAGSPFPMVVIIFCYLALIYYIVPRYMRNREAFQLKTFMGIYNLFQVFYCVFLIANLVKAGWRPYFFYQCVETDYSDNPNAVRMVETTWYLMMIKLFELLETVLFVLRKKQNQVTLLHVYHHISTLVIAYIYTKYIGGSMLTFSIVANCIVHIIMYSYYFMSAYNVSLFKFLVVKYKKYITKIQLIQFCLMMMNNLLGLNPRCNVSRPFLAMYIPNILILTYLFYDFYKKSYNKSKGKEEKLS; translated from the exons ATGGATCTGTACCAGTATTACATATATGAAAATGCCG ATCAACGAACTAAAGACTGGTTTCTGGCAGGGTCACCGTTTCCGATGGTCGTCatcattttttgttacttAGCATTGATCTATTACATAGTGCCTAG ATACATGCGAAACCGAGAAGCTTTTCAGCTGAAAACTTTCATGGGTATCTACAATTTGTTCCAGGTGTTTTACTGCGTGTTCCTAATAGCCAAT TTAGTGAAAGCCGGTTGGAGACCGTACTTTTTTTACCAATGCGTAGAAACGGATTATTCCGACAACCCAAATGCGGTGCGAATGGTCGAAACGACCTGGTATCTGATGATGATCAAGCTGTTCGAACTGCTAGAGACGGTGCTATTCGTGTTAcggaagaaacaaaatcaagTCACGCTGCTACATGTCTACCATCACATCAGTACGTTAGTGATTGCATACATTTACACCAAGTACATCGGAG GGAGCATGCTGACATTTTCCATTGTGGCCAACTGTATAGTCCATATAATTATGTACTCGTATTACTTCATGTCCGCTTACAATGTGTCTCTATTTAAATTCCTCGTTGTGAAGTACAAAAAGTACATCACCAAAATTCAACTT ATTCAGTTctgtttgatgatgatgaacaaCTTGCTCGGACTCAATCCACGCTGCAACGTTTCTCGCCCGTTTCTTGCAATGTACATACCAAACATCCTTATCTTGACCTACCTTTTCTAcgatttttataaaaaatctTACAACAAGTCCAAAggcaaggaagaaaaattatcataa
- the LOC128725083 gene encoding elongation of very long chain fatty acids protein 4-like, giving the protein MDFNTTSNIGESLQLQFEQLYTFLVEDLSDKRTAHLPFLHSPAWPVSVLIVYFLLVFYWIPKFMRDRKPYDLRRLMMAYNVFQVAVCYCLIRQLIRHGWTFRYLYTCELVDYSDSKDAIGFLHASYLNYLVKTAELIETVLFALRKKRNQISFLHVYHHVFTYMLAWIFAKYVGGSMLTYTIIVNSLVHMCMYSYYLLAVIPKYVPFQLSKLKRYLTALQIIQLVSILMNIMFAMRSTCAVPRTHVLLYMPYMVVLISMFINFYVKTYSSKPKKLNVCYTDGAAWGVYKKAN; this is encoded by the exons ATGGATTTCAACACGACCAGCAACATAGGCGAGTCTTTGCAGCTGCAGTTCGAGCAATTGTACACCTTTCTGGTGGAGGACTTGAGTGATAAGCGCACGGCCCACTTGCCATTCCTGCACAGCCCGGCCTGGCCGGTTTCGGTACTCATCGTATACTTCCTGCTCGTGTTCTACTGGATACCAAA GTTCATGCGCGACCGCAAGCCCTACGATCTACGCAGGCTGATGATGGCATACAACGTGTTCCAGGTGGCAGTATGCTACTGCCTCATACGGCAGCTCATCCGACACGGATGGACGTTCCGGTATCTGTACACGTGCGAGCTAGTTGACTACTCAGACAGCAAGGATGCGATAGGGTTCCTGCACGCCAGCTACTTGAACTATTTGGTAAAGACGGCCGAGTTGATAGAGACAGTCTTGTTTGCGCTGCGCAAGAAGCGAAACCAGATTTCCTTTCTGCACGTCTACCACCATGTGTTCACATACATGCTGGCGTGGATTTTCGCCAAGTACGTTGGAG GAAGTATGCTCACTTATACGATCATCGTCAACTCGTTGGTGCACATGTGCATGTACTCGTACTACCTATTAGCCGTCATACCGAAGTATGTTCCCTTTCAGCTGAGCAAGCTAAAGCGCTACCTCACTGCTCTGCAAATT atacaGCTGGTGAGCATCTTGATGAACATCATGTTTGCTATGCGAAGCACCTGTGCCGTTCCGCGAACGCACGTTCTACTCTACATGCCTTACATGGTGGTGCTGATATCGATGTTCATTAATTTCTATGTAAAGACATACAGTAGTAAACCGAAAAAGCTCAACGTCTGCTACACTGATGGTGCTGCTTGGGGTGTTTACAAGAAGGCCAACTGA